The uncultured Cohaesibacter sp. region AGGGCGGCGGCCGAGACCATCGAGGTGAGCATCAACCCCTTGCGCCCCAGCTGCTGGGAGAGCGCCCCCATGATCATGATGGACACCGCAAGGCAACCCAAAGTCAGCGACAGGGGCAGCGAGCTGGTCGCGGGAAGCACGTTGAAATGCTCGGCAAATAGCGGCAGCAGCGGCTGCACACAATAAAGCAGCGCGAAGGTCGCAAAACCGGCAAGAAAAAAGGCAACGGAAATCCGGCGAAAGGTGCTGGTGCCGGACTGGACGTGAGAAACGGCATTCTCTTCAAATCCCGAACGTATGTCGCCGGGATCGGAGTAGGTCGTAGACATGGACTCTTCCTGAGACTCTCTTATCAAGGTAGGAAAAAAGAGTATAGCGCAGACGCGATCAGTTATCTAATATATGGAACAGTCGAACGTCATACAAAAGAGATATAGCATGGAACTGCGCCATATCCGCTATTTTCTCGCCGTTGCCGAAGAGGGAAACTTCACCCGCGCGGCTGAGAAAGTGGGCATCGCCCAACCGCCCCTGAGCCAGCAAATCCGGGATCTGGAAACGGAAATCGGCGTGCAGCTGTTTCACCGCGTGCCCCACGGTGCTGAACTGACGACCGCCGGACAAGCCTTTCTGGAACGCGTCATCGCCTTGCCCAACATCGCCAAAGAGGCCAGCGAAGCGGCAAGACGGGCCGCCCGCGGCGAAACCGGCACCCTTAATCTGGGCTTCACCGGCGCCTCTCTGCTCAACCCGACGGTTTCCCGTCTCATCCGTACCTTTCGCCGCGATCATCCCGACGTCAGCTTCAAACTGGAAGAGGGTAACTCCGTCGAATTGCGCGATGATCTGCTCAATGGCACGCTGGACATTGCCATTCTGCGCCCCAATCACGACGACCCGAAAAATATTCGCACTCATCCGCTTTCTTCGGAAAAGCTGATTGCCGCAATCCCGACATCACGCGATCCGGAGCCCGACAGCGATGAAATCGACCTGTTTCTATTGCGGGATGAACCGCTGGTCTTGACCCCACGCCATATCGGATTGAGCCTGCATGATTCAGCGATTTCGGCCTGTCGTCGAGCAGGGTTCGAACCACGCCTCGGCCAGCCAGCACCGCAAATCACCTCGATCATGAGCATGGTTTCTGCCGAGCAGGGCATCTCGCTGGTGCCCGAATGCATGCGCCAGCTGGCCCTCGAGAATGTCAGCTACAAGCATCTCAAGGACTTGCCGATGAAAGCCACCATCGCCACAGCGATCCTGCGCGGAACACCCTCCCCCACCGCATCGGCCTTCATCACCCTTGCGCGCACCATCCACAATCAGGATCAGGCCCCTCTTTAAAAGACCACCTCCCGCCCCGATATCTCAGATTGCATAAGCCACACCCTATACCAAAGTTGGAAAGCTTTGTTTGACGCAGCCTTAAGCAAATCATCGTATCTTCATACATCAAGATTTTGTCGCACAAGGTGGATTCGGCGACAGAATGTCAAATTGCAGTCAATAAAGTCAGGCAGATCTTGGACAAACAGGGTCGCCGGAGGAAAAAATGGCAACGGATTTAAAACGCGAGCACAAAAAGCTCATGGCGGAAGCCAAGGCACTGGCGGCAAAGAACAGTGCACTGGAAGCGGAGTTTCTGGAACGTTTCTTCATTCAGGGGGATATGGAAGATCTCTCGCGCTACAGCGCTGAAGAAATCGCGTTCCTTGCCCATCATTCCTTCGAGAAGTTCCATACGCCCTTTGATGGCAAACACCGGATCGACATTTTCGAGCCTTCCTTCAAGGCCAACAAGGATGCTGTCTCCAACCAGATCACCATCATCGAGTTGCACAATATCAACAAGCCGTTTCTCGTCGATTCCATCATGGGCGAATTGCAGCAGGCAGGCCTTGGCATTCATCTGGTGCTGCACCCGATCATGAATGTGGAGCGCAACGGCGATGGGGAAGTTGTAGCCTTCAAAGAGCGCAAGGATGTGCAGACCAACCCGCAACTCAAGCGCGAAAGCCTCATTCACGTCCATATCTCGCGCATTTCCGACAGCCAGAAGAGAAAAGACCTGCAAAAGACCCTCGACAGCATCCTTGATGATGTCGATTC contains the following coding sequences:
- a CDS encoding LysR family transcriptional regulator; translated protein: MELRHIRYFLAVAEEGNFTRAAEKVGIAQPPLSQQIRDLETEIGVQLFHRVPHGAELTTAGQAFLERVIALPNIAKEASEAARRAARGETGTLNLGFTGASLLNPTVSRLIRTFRRDHPDVSFKLEEGNSVELRDDLLNGTLDIAILRPNHDDPKNIRTHPLSSEKLIAAIPTSRDPEPDSDEIDLFLLRDEPLVLTPRHIGLSLHDSAISACRRAGFEPRLGQPAPQITSIMSMVSAEQGISLVPECMRQLALENVSYKHLKDLPMKATIATAILRGTPSPTASAFITLARTIHNQDQAPL